Proteins encoded together in one Amblyomma americanum isolate KBUSLIRL-KWMA chromosome 1, ASM5285725v1, whole genome shotgun sequence window:
- the LOC144119343 gene encoding uncharacterized protein LOC144119343 gives MWLLLMRSCTSQDDFRMKRGLVSSCIDLFVSFGKEMASDDDLGDLPSCPFICAKGWTFLTANSYTICVDTHPVLHASKPDEAFKLLFFAHFAFNIQYQKETSLCLEFTQRAIAGINPARGTKVQKNGGKQHCLSPRVAALATALKDYDF, from the exons ATGTGGTTGCTtttgatgcggagctgcacttcgcaagatgACTTCCGCATGAAGAGGGGCTTGGTGTCTTCGTGCATCGATTTATTCGTTTCATTTGGAAAG GAGATGGCCAGCGACGATGACTTGGGGGATCTGCCAAGCTGTCCTTTCATCTGCGCGAAAG GATGGACTTTTCTCACTGCTAATTCATACACAATCTGCGTGGACACCCATCCAGTGCTTCATGCATCGAAGCCAGACGAGGCCTTCAAGCTGCTGTTCTTTGCCCATTTTGCTTTTAACATCCAGTACCAGAAGGAGACGAGCCTGTGCTTGGAATTCACACAGAG GGCTATTGCAGGTATTAATCCCGCAAGAGGAACAaaggtgcaaaagaatggcgggaAGCAGCACTGCCTGTCACCAAGAGTGGCTGCACTCGCAACGGCTTTGAAAGACTATGACTTTTAG
- the LOC144110662 gene encoding uncharacterized protein LOC144110662, with protein sequence MRSCTSQDDFRMKRGLVSSCIDLFVSFGKIAAMELEQRISNWLPALDKEIVELTVQKLQQCGVESLEHLKYVVEEDLQFLKPISRRILLERFHSAATPNPPVSLSPNDIQSPTSTQCASFSTPWEVFPPQLMKACQEGKRPVKSDLNEMVRLVSDHILAINRKPGRKILRAIAAEIVSHYLKTFEDTLNGAVIGSGIETLLWKLENCVNNKRRPSSEQPHQFEPDDELDLSVKRVKIQRDSYGCVAWQPKVPSDETADSQEKKKDDLLSQFRLAFPDETMVAQLMSETYASQRQLINASKNIRDIERSWPFLFQAKHLTNHVNILLGSNVAKTFDDRLKTVGRQVFRYAHSQVKKECVKSCLQEIEAAKTNRKSMAVEYEAMPLLLLAIFGEDKELFYKLTEEMASDDDLGDLPSCPFICVKGWTSLTANSYTICVDTHPVLHASKPDEAFKLLFFAHFAFNIQYQKETSLCLEFTQRAIAGINPARGTKVQKNGGKQHCQSPRVAALVTALKDYDF encoded by the exons atgcggagctgcacttcgcaagatgACTTCCGCATGAAGAGGGGTTTGGTGTCTTCGTGCATCGATTTATTCGTTTCATTTGGAAAG ATAGCTGCAATGGAGTTGGAACAACGAATTTCCAACTGGCTGCCAGCCCTGGACAAGGAGATTGTAGAGCTGACAGTCCAGAAGCTGCAGCAATGTGGTGTAGAGTCCCTGGAACATCTGAAGTATGTGGTTGAAGAGgatttgcaatttttaaagcCCATCAGCAGAAGGATTCTTCTTGAAAGATTTCACTCAGCGGCTACGCCCAACCCACCAGTGTCACTTTCTCCCAACGACATTCAGTCGCCTACAAGCACACAGTGTGCAAGCTTTTCTACACCTTGGGAGGTTTTCCCACCACAGCTTATGAAGGCTTGCCAAGAAGGGAAGCGTCCAGTAAAGAGCGACTTGAATGAAATGGTACGACTTGTGAGTGACCATATTCTTGCCATAAACAGGAAGCCAGGTCGCAAGATCTTGAGGGCCATCGCAGCTGAAATTGTGAGCCATTACCTGAAGACATTCGAGGACACCctaaatggggcagtaattggcTCGGGTATTGAGACACTCTTGTGGAAACTTGAAAACTGTGTTAACAACAAACGAAGGCCAAGCTCTGAGCAGCCACATCAGTTCGAACCGGACGATGAACTGGACTTGAGTGTCAAACGAGTGAAGATTCAGAGAGactcatatgggtgtgtggcatggcaaccaaagGTTCCATCTGACGAGACTGCTGActcacaggagaagaaaaaagacgacttgctgtcgcagttcaggcttgcgtttccagatgagaccatggttgcacagctcatgtcagagacttatgcatcacaacgtcagcttatcaatgcatccaaaaatattcgagacattgagcgaagctggccatttctgtttcaggcaaagcacctgaccaaccacgtaaacATCTTGCTAGGCTCAAATGTTGCAAAGACTTTCGATGACCGACTAAAGACTGTTGGACGGCAAGTTTTTCGTTACGCACACAGCCaagtaaaaaaagaatgtgtgaagtcttgtctccaagaaatagaagctgccaaaactaacaggaagtcaatggcagttgaatacgaagccatgccactactactgctcgcaatcttcggagaagacaaagagctgttctacaagctaacagag GAGATGGCCAGCGACGATGACTTGGGGGATCTGCCAAGCTGTCCTTTCATCTGCGTGAAAG GATGGACTTCTCTCACTGCTAATTCATACACAATCTGCGTGGACACCCATCCAGTGCTTCATGCATCGAAGCCAGACGAGGCCTTCAAGCTGCTGTTCTTTGCCCATTTTGCTTTTAACATCCAGTACCAGAAGGAGACGAGCCTGTGCTTGGAATTCACACAGAG ggctattgcaggtattaatcctgcaagaggaacaaaggtgcaaaagaatggcgggaAGCAGCACTGCCAGTCACCAAGAGTGGCTGCACTCGTAACGGCTTTGAAAGACTATGACTTTTAG